A region of the Proteobacteria bacterium CG1_02_64_396 genome:
GGTAGGGCGTTATTTTCCTGTAAAAAAAAGCGTCATTCCGGGGGCCCAGCGGGGAACCCGGAATGACGCTTTTTTTTGGGGGGGTGTTCATTCGACGGGCTGGGGTTGTGTTGCTCGCTGGATCCCCGCCCGTTCGCGGCGCCTCGGGGACCCAGTGAGGCGTGAGCCCACTTCATAGGGTTTGCCAGGTTGAGCCCCCTCTCCCTGGCAGGGAGAGGGTCGGGGTGAGGGTCGAACGGTTGTTGGGACGGCGTTGCGCGCCGCCCCCCCCACCGGTCGGATTCATCAGGCCACTACATATTGAACCAAGGCTGATGGCATCAACGTGCGGATGGGGTTGTCGGGCACCGCGATGCCCTTTTAACCCCCCCCTCACCCCAACCCTCTCCTGGTTTCGGGGCAAGGGGACCGGACAATGCCGGTTTGGATTGACCGAAGCAGGTCGTTCCGCTGTTCCCCCTCGTCCCCCAGGGGGAGAGGGGAGGCCGAGCGGGGGGCGGGCGCAACACCGAATCGAACCTTCTTCCCCTTCACTTCGAAGCTTGGATTCCTCAGCACCTTGTTTTTGATTGGCATACAATCCCCGGCCTCACCCGAAAAACCCAAGGCCCCACCATGAAAAGCTTTCGCCGCGAACTCTGGTTCCAAGTCCCCGCCCGCCGTGGTTTCGTCAACATCACCTCCGAGGTCGAGCAGTGCTTGCGTGACTCCGGGGTTCAAGAGGGGCTTGTACTGGTCAACGCCATGCACATCACCGCCAGCGTGTTCGTCAACGACGACGAGTCGGGGCTGCACGCCGATTACGAACGCTGGCTCGAACAGCTCGCCCCCCACGAACCCATCGCCCAATACCGGCACAACCGCACCGGTGAAGACAACGGCGATGCCCACCTCAAGCGGCAGATCATGGGGCGGGAGGTGGTGGTCGCGGTGACCGAGGGGAGACTTGATTTCGGACCTTGGGAGCAGGTCTTTTACGGCGAATTCGACGGGCGGCGGCGCAAGCGGGTGCTCGTCAAGATCATCGGGGAGTAAGCCATGAAACGCCTGTTTACCGTCGATGCCTTCACCAATCAACCCTTTAGCGGCAATCCGGCGGCGGTATGCCTGCTCGCCCAATGGCCCTCCGACCGGTGGATGGAGCAGTTGGCCGGCGAGTTGAAGTTTTCTGAAACCGCTTTCGTGGTTCCCCTGGGGCAGGAGTTCGAGCTGCGTTGGTTCACTCCGACCACCGAGGTCGATCTGTGCGGCCACGCCACCTTGGCGGCGGCGGCGGTGTTGTGGGAGGAGCGGATGGCCTCGCGCACCCAACCCATCGTTTTTCACACCGCCAGCGGCCTATTGACCTGCGAAATTCGGGGCTCATGGATCGAAATGGACTTCCCCGCCGAACCACCTCGCGAGGTACGGGCGCCGGGCATGCTCCGGGTCTCCCTTGGGGTCGATCCGGTTTGGACCGGACGCAACCGCATGGATTGGTTGGTGGAGTTGGCCGATGAGGCGACGGTGCGTGCGTTGACCCCCAACCTCGACCTGCTGCGTCGTTTGGGGGGACGGGGGGTGATCGTTACCGCCCCCGCCGCGGCAGGGCGGGAGGACGGGGTTGAGGTGGTTTCCCGGTTTTTCGCCCCCGCCGCCGGGATCGACGAGGATCCGGTGACCGGATCGGCCCATTGCGCCTTGGGCCCCTATTGGAGTCGACGATTGAAGAAGCGGGAGTTTTTGGCCGAACAACTTTCGAAGCGGGGGGGGGTGGTTCGGGTGACCCACAAAGAGGTCCGGGTGGTTTTGGGCGGCTATGCCACCATCGTCAGCCGGGGCGATTTGCTGATCGCCCCCACCCGACCCGAGGACGATCTGGCGCAAGCGCGGGATGTGGACGAAGGGGTGGTGGCGCTGCCGGATGTGAACTTCCCGACCCATCCGTGGCGAGGCTCGGGCATCTGACGTTGCGCTGTGGAATACAAATGTTTTTGGGGGGTAGCGGTGTCGGATTGGCTGATGCAGGGGTGGAACACACTGGGGATTGAGGGGTGGATCGTTCAGGTCTTCTTGACCGTTTTTGCCGCCCTGCTCACCGACTTCTTTCAAAAGCGGATCCTGGTGCGACTGGCGCGTCAGGCCCAAAAAAGCGCCAACCCTTGGGATGACGCCGTGATCGAAGCGCTTGGGCGCCCCTTGAGTTTGTTGATTTGGCTGCTCGGCATCACCTTCGCCGCCGACATCATCCGGCTTGAAACCGGCACGGCGCTGTTCGGGGTCGTTGAGCCGATCCGTGCGGTGGGGGTGGTGGTTCTGCTGGCCTGGGGACTGATCCGCTTCATCCGCCAGGGGGAGGCCAACTTCGTTGCCCACAGGCAGGAGCGGGGACGCCCCGCCGACCGCACCACCGTCGACGCCGTTTCAAAACTGCTGCGGATTTCGGTTTGGATCACCGCGACCCTGGTGGCGCTACAAACCCTGGGATTCAGCGTTTCGGGGGTGCTCGCCTTCGGGGGGATTGGGGGGTTGGCGGTGGGCCTTGCCGCCCAAGATCTGCTGGCCAACTTCTTTGGCGGCCTGGTGATCTATCTCGACCGACCCTTCGCGGTGGGCGATTGGATCCGCTCCCCCGACAAAGAGATCGAGGGGACGGTGGAGCATGTCGGCTGGCGAGTGACCCGCATCCGCACCTTCGACAAACGTCCCCTCTATGTACCCAACGCCATCTTTACCAAGATTGCGGTCGAAAACCCCTCGCGTATGAGCCATCGCCGCATCAAAGAGACCATCGGCATCCGCTACGCCGATGTGGCGCAGATGGAGGGCATCACCGCCAAGGTTGAGGCGATGCTGCGCGGCCATCCCGACATCGACGACGCCCAAACCCTGATGGTCCACTTCAACGCTTTCGCCCCCTCGTCCCTCGATTTCTTCATCTACACCTTCACCAAAACCACGGTTTGGACCGAATACCACCGCATCAAACAGGATGTGCTGCTCAAGATTGCCGCGATCATCGAGGAGCATGGGGCGCAGATCGCCTTCCCGACCTCGACGGTGCATGTGGTGGCCGAAGAGCCGGGGTAATAGCAGCCGGTTTTTTTGTAGGAGGCGTCCCCGACGCCGCTGGCAGGCGGTGCCATGTGCCTGCACCGGTGGGTCGCGGTCGGGGATTGCTCTCACGGGCAAGGCGGTACGGTTTTGTCGACCCCGTGCACCGTTCGACCTACCAAACCCCGCCACCCCCCCCTTTGAGTCCATGACCCACCCCCCCATCAAGCATGGGGGTCATCAGTCCCACTGCGAGCAGCTCAAGACCCCGCCCCAAATCGCTCCCCTGCGCCGCCCCCTCGTACCAAGTCGGTAAAGGGGCCAGCCCCTCGAACAGCGCCCCCCAGCGTGCCCCCAATCCGAACATCACCGCATAGGGCAGCGCCCGCTCCAGGTAGCCGGGGTCGTCGCGCAGCATTCGGGCCAGCCGGTCGTGGTCGGCCCGCTCCATGAAGGCTTTTAAACCAAGAAGATGGGTGCGTAGCGCCCGCCCTTTGGCGCTCCAACTGGCGGTAAAATGGGCCGCCCCCACCAGCAGCAAGGCGGCGAAGATGGTGGGTATCAAAGGATCCATCAGCCAAAACCAACCGGTGCCGTGCAGCAGATAGCTGTTGTGCAGCGCCTCGATGAGGGCCAGCCCCCCCATGAACTGAAACAGACGCTCCAACCAGGGGGTCGAGGCTGGGAAGAGGCGGGTGATCGCTTGGGTGGCCGCGCTGACCGCCAGTCGCCGCGCAAGGGTCGCCAGCCACATGGCGGGGTGGAGATGGAACACCGTCAGCCCCATGCGGTGCAGCTCGGGGGCGTCCAGGGCGATGAAGGCCAGCAGCAACGCTGCGGGGACCAAAACCGGCGCTAGGTCGCGTACCGCAATGGGCGACAGCCATGCCCCCACCGCCAGCAGCGCCAGGGCGACCAAAAAGAGGGATGCGCGGGCAAAATCCCGAGCCTGCATCGGATGTTCAACGAACCACCCCCGTTCGGTAGCCCGTTCGTACAGGGCGTTTTGGGCCGCCCGCAGCGAACCGATCTGCCCTTCGCGGTCCCCCTCGCCGGGGCGAAAGGTTGCCCCATCGCTGAACAGGGCCGACATCAGGTATTGCCGGAACAGAAGATCCCCAGCCCATGAGGATCCGGGCGTCCGGCGCAGGAAGATCCCCCGACTGCCCCGACCTGCGGGGGCGTGGACCGTCAGCACCCCCTTTTGCGCCATGGTCACCGCTTCGGCGGCCAAATCGCCAAAGCGGGCGTAACCGTCGAAGACCACCCCCGCCTCGGCGGGGGAGACCCCCTCGGGCAGGTCGTAACGCACCATGATCGGGGGGGGCGGGCGCAGGCCGATCCAACCGGCCCGTCGCCACAACACCAGCATCAGTCCCAGCACCAACAGCCAGGGCCAGCCTCCGGTCAGCAGCAGCGGCCATAACCCCGACAGGGGGGCAATGCCCGTTTGGGGGGTAAAGCGGTTGGGATCGAAGGTGCCGACCAGGATCGCCCCCCGTCCCGGTGCCAGGGCGGCGAAGTTCAGATGCCAACCCGGCAGGGTGTTGTCCTCTTCAAACACCCGTAGGGGGTCGGGAAGATTGGGGGGAAGCGATTCGACAGTCAGCTCGCCGAGGGGGGTGGTCGAGGGGGGAAGGCTCAGAATGATGTCGGCGTCCAAAACCGGCACCCGCCACCCCTGACCCAGCACCGGCCAACGCAGGTGAAGGCGGTCGTTGGCCCGGCCCAGCGCCTGGTCGACCCGATAGCCGAGGGTATAACGGTGCAGGCCGGTCAGCGTGCGCTGGGGATTGCCGATGCGCAGGCGGGTCAACGGGGTGGTGCCGGAGACGGTTTGCCGGGTGTAGGGGACCGGTTGCCCGTCGACGGTGATCTCGAAGGGGGCGATTTTCCAGCGGACAAGGCCAACCACATCGGGACGATCTCGGGGCCATTCCCGGTCGATGCCGTGGGTGGGGATGGGGCCAAAATCGACATCGAGGGTCTCGACGACCAACAGATCACCATCGGGCAGCAATTGCAGATCGGCTTGAAAACGGTCGATGGTGGCGGCGGAGGCGCTTGCGCTCAGAAGGGCGCTGATCAGCCCTGTCAGGAGTCCAAACGTGCGTAGGGAGATCACCAACTTCCTCCGCCACCACCTCCTCCGCCACCCCCGGAAAACCCACCCCCCCCCGAGCTACCGCCGCTGGAGGCGGGGGGGGAGGAGGAGACCCCGGTGCTGCTCAGGTGGTCGAGGTCGTGCCCTAGATGATCGAAGCTCGATCCGCTGTACCAGACCGGCATGGCGATCAGCCCCTCGAACTGGGCCGCCCAGGTGGCGACCAGACCGAACAGCGCGGCGTAGGGCAGGGTGTGCTCGAAATAGTCGGGATCCTCTTTGAGCAGAAAGCGGATGCGGTCGCGCTCGGCCCGCTCCATGAACTGTTTAAAACCGAGCAACTCCCGCTGCACCCGGGCGCCGATCTCGGTTCGACGCGGCATCTGCCAGGCGAACAGGAGCAGCCCAAAAACCAAGACGATGGTCGGGGTCAACGGATCGAAGAGGATTGAAATCCAGCCGGGAAAATTGAGATCAAACAGCCCCACCATCACCGGCAGAAACTGGGTAACCATCAGGGCGACGATGATGAAGGCGCCGACACCATGCGCGATGCGTCCCTTGGTGCGGGTGAAGATCCGGTATCCGGTTAAAGAAAAAACCGCGATGAAGACGGTCGAAAAGGTGGCCATGAACTTCGATTCGGGCGCCATGGGTGAAAACCACAGCGCCATCCCCAGCAGCAGTGCCCCCAGGAGGGCCGCGCCGAGTAGATACTTGCCCCGCACCTTCTTGGGGTTCTCAGGGAAGAGGCGATGCTCCACCGCCCGTTCGTGGATGCGCGCCTTGGACTTTTCGAGCCAGTTGTTGCGCTCTTGCACCACCGAGGCGCTTTCGGTCCCGCCGGGCGAGAAGGTCGGGCCCCGGCAAAAGAAACATTCCATCAGGTGTTGCTTGTAAGGGGGGAGCTCCTGCCATTCTTTGCTGGAGCGAGTGCGCTTCAGCGTCACCCGATTGCCGGTGAGCAGCTTATCGATCAATCCCTCGGCCTTGGGGTGCTCGATTTCGAGCCAGCCGTCGCGGGCCAGCTCGATGACGGTGCCGGTCAGGTCGGTGTCGTCGAGCGATTGGTCGATGAGTAACCCCGCTTCGGCCGCCTCCAGGTTTTTCGGCGGTTTGTAGCGCACCGCGATGGCCCCCACATCGGGGTCGCGACCGACCCGGTACCAGTGGCGCCAAGCCAGTCCCAGACCCAGCAACATCAGCGGCCAGGCCCAGAGGGCGGCGACCGCCTCACGCAGCAGCACGCCGGTGGCGGGATGGGCGGTGGCGGGGATGAGACCGGGGGGGAAGCTGGCCTCGACCGTCACCCCCTCGTGGGGGCGAAGGTGGCCCAAGAGGACCGAAAAGCTTCCCTCCTCGGCCACCCACTCGGCCTGCCCCTCTTGCCGGATCTCCCCCCATGTGCCGTTCCAGTAACGCAGCTCGACCGCGTCGTTGCCCTTCATGGCATTGGGGAGCAGCAGGTGGATTTCGGCGCGGTCGATGGGGAGGTCCCAGCCGGTACCGATGGCGTTCCAGCGAAAGGCGTCCAGGTCGCCGGAGGGGAGCAGCGCGTCGTCCACCAAGTAGGTGAGGGTGTAGCGGTGTCGGCCGCTGATGGTGCGGTCGGGATCGCCGATGCGGTAGCGGACCATGGGGCCGGCATCGCCCGAGGTCGACTCCTCGATCCAACGGGCTGGGCGACCATCCTGGGTGATCGAGACCTGGCTGAATTCCAGGGTTCGCCGTCCCCCTACATGGCCAGGCACGGTGTTGGGGATGTCGCGGTAGATCCCGTGTTTGTTCGCCCCCTCGAAGTCGTAGTCGATCTGCTCCTCGACCGAGAGGGAGCCGTCGGCCATACCCACCAGATCGACGGCGTAATGGCGGATGCGCTCGGCTTGGGCTGTCGTGACCCCAAGCAAAACGATCAGTGCGGCGCCAAGTCCCCGCACCATGGGCAGCGGGGAGCCCCCCATCAGAATTTCACCTGGGGGGTGGCGCGCTGGGTGGCGTCGTCGAGTTCGAAGTATTCACGGGTGCGGAAGGCAAAGAGGCGGGAGACCACCAAGTCGGGGAAGGTGTCGACCTTGGTGTTGTAGTCGCGCACCACGGCGTTGTAGTAACGACGGGCGTTCTGGATGGCGTCCTCGATCTCGGTGATCTGCTTTTGCAGCTCTAAGAAGTTGGTGTTGGCCTTGAGGTCGGGGTAGGCCTCGGAGAGGGCGAAGATCTGGCGCAATGCCGAGGTCAGGAAGTTCTCGGCCTCCGCCTGGTCGTGGACGGTCCCGGCTGCGACCGCCTGCTGGCGCGCCTTGATCACCCGTTCCAGGGTCTCTTTTTCGTGGGTGGCGTACCCCTTGACCGTCTCGACTAGGTTGGGGATCAGGTTGTAACGGCGTTTGAGCTGCACGTCGATGTCGGACCAGGAGGCATCCCCTTGGGCCTTGAGGGAGACAAAGCCGTTGTAAATGGCGATGAACCAAAGGACCAAAACGACGATAACCGCAAGGGTGATCCAGCTTTCCATGGTGGTCTCCTGCATGGGGGGAGGGGATTATCGAACCAACGCCGAGATCGCCTTGAACCGATCATGCCGGGCGTCGCGCAGCCATTCGAAGAGGATCGATTCGGTATTCGTCACGATAACACCGGATTGCCGCATTCGGGTCAAGGCGTTGCGGCGGTTGGCCCGGTCGCGGGAGCACACCGCATCGGCGGCGACAAACACAACATGGCCCCGCTCCAACAATTCGGTGGCGGTTTGTAGCACGCAGACGTGGCTCTCCATGCCACACAACACGATCTGCTGTCGCGCCTGAGCCGCCACGGCGGCTGAAAACCCATCCTCGCCGCAACAAGAAAATGAGGTTTTATCAACCACCTGGGCGTGGCCCGACAGGGCATCTTGAATGGGGGCGGTGAAGGGGCCGAGTCCTTTGGGGTATTGGCGCGTTCCCACAATCGGCACCGCCAGCAACTGCGCCCCCCGGATCAACCGCACCGCGTTGACTTCGACCCGCAGTCGTTCGGTCTCGGGCATGGCCGAGGCGAGCCGTTCTTGAATGTCGACGACAACCAGGAGCGCTTGGGGGGCGTGGGCGAGCATAAGAGCCTCTTGGGTGGGGGCGGGGGGTGGGTTGCGAGCATACCACCGGGTTGGATGTTGGCGCACAGCACGACGTTTGCGACAGGTCTGAAAAGGAAGTGCCGATTGATTAGCGCTTCCGAGCGGCCCAGGGATGGGCCGCCAAAGGTGGAGGCGACCCCGTCGCCGAAGCGCTGCTGATTTTGCAAGCGAAGCCAAAACAATGCTTTTTGCGGAGCGTGCCGATTCAAGGAAGGAGGCCTTGAATCAGCGCTTCCCAAAGGTACTGGTGGGTTGCAAGGGGGGGCGATGGCCGCTGGGGTGGTGGGGGCCAAACGATTTGCGCATGAAAATCTGCCCGGCAGAGGTGGTTGAAAACCGGGCCAGCTTATAGGATGGCCCCCGTCGTCGCTGGACCTCCCCGTACTTTGCTTGACACTCGTGAGACCCATGATTCGTTCGCTTGCCCCTTGGGGACATCTCCT
Encoded here:
- a CDS encoding hydrolase codes for the protein MLAHAPQALLVVVDIQERLASAMPETERLRVEVNAVRLIRGAQLLAVPIVGTRQYPKGLGPFTAPIQDALSGHAQVVDKTSFSCCGEDGFSAAVAAQARQQIVLCGMESHVCVLQTATELLERGHVVFVAADAVCSRDRANRRNALTRMRQSGVIVTNTESILFEWLRDARHDRFKAISALVR
- a CDS encoding mechanosensitive ion channel protein MscS, whose amino-acid sequence is MQGWNTLGIEGWIVQVFLTVFAALLTDFFQKRILVRLARQAQKSANPWDDAVIEALGRPLSLLIWLLGITFAADIIRLETGTALFGVVEPIRAVGVVVLLAWGLIRFIRQGEANFVAHRQERGRPADRTTVDAVSKLLRISVWITATLVALQTLGFSVSGVLAFGGIGGLAVGLAAQDLLANFFGGLVIYLDRPFAVGDWIRSPDKEIEGTVEHVGWRVTRIRTFDKRPLYVPNAIFTKIAVENPSRMSHRRIKETIGIRYADVAQMEGITAKVEAMLRGHPDIDDAQTLMVHFNAFAPSSLDFFIYTFTKTTVWTEYHRIKQDVLLKIAAIIEEHGAQIAFPTSTVHVVAEEPG
- a CDS encoding secondary thiamine-phosphate synthase enzyme, translated to MKSFRRELWFQVPARRGFVNITSEVEQCLRDSGVQEGLVLVNAMHITASVFVNDDESGLHADYERWLEQLAPHEPIAQYRHNRTGEDNGDAHLKRQIMGREVVVAVTEGRLDFGPWEQVFYGEFDGRRRKRVLVKIIGE